Proteins encoded in a region of the Macaca mulatta isolate MMU2019108-1 chromosome X, T2T-MMU8v2.0, whole genome shotgun sequence genome:
- the RBM10 gene encoding RNA-binding protein 10 isoform X8 — MDYRSYPREYGSQEGKHDYDDSSEEQSAEDSYEASPGSETQRRRRRRHRHSPTGPPGFPRDGDYRDQDYRTEQGEEDEEEEDEEEEEKASNIVMLRMLPQAATEDDIRGQLQSHGVQAREVRLMRNKSSGQSRGFAFVEFSHLQDATRWMEANQHSLNILGQKVSMHYSDPKPKINEDWLCNKCGVQNFKRREKCFKCGVPKSEAEQKLPLGTRLDQQTLPLGGRELSQGLLPLPQPYQAQGVLASQALSQGSEPSSENANDTIILRNLNPHSTMDSILGALAPYAVLSSSNVRVIKDKQTQLNRGFAFIQLSTIEAAQLLQILQALHPPLTIDGKTINVEFAKGSKRDMASNEGSRISAASVASTAIAAAQWAISQASQGGEGAWATSEEPPVDYSYYQQDEGYGNSQGTESSLYAHGYLKGTKGPGITGTKGDPTGAGPEASLEPGADSVSMQAFSRAQPGAAPGIYQQSAEASSSQGTAANSQSYTIMSPAVLKSELQSPTHPSSALPPATSPTAQESYSQYPVPDVSTYQYDETSGYYYDPQTGLYYDPNSQYYYNAQSQQYLYWDGERRTYVPALEQSADGHKETGAPSKEGKEKKEKHKTKTAQQIAKDMERWARSLNKQKENFKNSFQPISSLRDDERRESATADAGYAILEKKGALAERQHTSMDLPKLASDDRPSPPRGLVAAYSGESDSEEEQERGGPEREEKLTDWQKLACLLCRRQFPSKEALIRHQQLSGLHKQNLEIHRRAHLSENELEALEKNDMEQMKYRDRAAERREKYGIPEPPEPKRRKYGGISTASVDFEQPTRDGLGSDNIGSRMLQAMGWKEGSGLGRKKQGIVTPIEAQTRVRGSGLGARGSSYGVTSTESYKETLHKTMVTRFNEAQ; from the exons ATGGACTACCGTTCATATCCCCGCGAGTACGGCAGCCAGGAGGGCAAGCACGACTATGACGACTCATCTGAGGAGCAGAGTGCGGAG GATTCCTACGAGGCCTCCCCGGGCTCCGAGACTCAGCgtaggcggcggcggcggcacaGGCACAGCCCCACCGGCCCGCCGGGCTTCCCCCGAGACGGCGACTATCGGGACCAGGACTATCGGACCGAGCaaggggaggaggatgaggaggaggaggatgaggaggaggaggagaaggccaGTAACATCGTCATGCTGAGGATGCTGCCACAGGCAGCCACTGAGGATGAC ATCCGTGGCCAGCTGCAGTCCCACGGCGTGCAAGCACGGGAGGTTCGGCTGATGCGGAACAAATCTTCAG GTCAGAGCCGGGGCTTCGCCTTCGTCGAGTTTAGTCACTTGCAGGACGCTACACGATGGATGGAAGCCAATCAG CACTCCCTCAACATCCTGGGCCAGAAGGTGTCGATGCACTACAGCGACCCCAAGCCCAAGATCAATGAGGACTGGCTGTGCAATAAG TGTGGCGTCCAGAACTTCAAACGCCGAGAGAAGTGCTTCAAATGTGGCGTGCCCAAGTCAG AGGCAGAGCAGAAGCTGCCCCTCGGCACGAGACTGGATCAGCAGACACTGCCACTGGGTGGCCGGGAGCTGAGCCAGGGCCTGCTTCCCCTGCCGCAGCCCTACCAGGCCCAGGGAGTCCTGGCCTCCCAAGCCCTGTCACAAGGCTCAGAGCCAAGCTCAGAGAACGCCAATGACA CCATCATTTTGCGCAACCTGAACCCACACAGCACCATGGATTCCATCCTGGGGGCCCTGGCACCCTACGCAGTGCTGTCCTCCTCCAACGTGCGCGTCATAAAGGACAAGCAGACCCAACTGAACCGCGGCTTTGCCTTCATCCAGCTCTCCACCATC GAGGCAGCCCAGCTGCTGCAGATCCTGCAAGCCCTGCACCCACCACTCACCATCGACGGCAAGACCATCAATGTTGAGTTTGCCAAGGGTTCTAAGAG GGACATGGCCTCCAATGAAGGCAGTCGCATCAGTGCTGCCTCTGTGGCCAGCACTGCCATTGCTGCGGCCCAGTGGGCCATCTCACAG GCCTCCCAAGGTGGGGAGGGTGCCTGGGCCACCTCCGAGGAGCCGCCGGTCGACTACAGCTACTACCAACAGGATGAGGGCTATGGCAACAGCCAGGGCACAGAGTCTTCCCTCTATGCCCATGGCTACCTCAAGGGCACCAAGGGCCCTGGCATCACTGGAACCAAAGGGGACCCCACCGGAGCGG GTCCTGAGGCCTCCTTAGAGCCTGGGGCTGACTCTGTGTCGATGCAGGCTTTCTCTCGCGCCCAGCCTGGTGCTGCCCCTGGCATCTACCAACAATCAGCCGAGGCAAGCAGCAGCCAGGGCACTGCTGCCAACAGCCAG TCGTATACCATCATGTCACCCGCTGTGCTCAAATCTGAGCTCCAGAGCCCTACCCATCCTAGTTCTGCTCTCCCACCGGCCACCAGCCCCACTGCCCAGGAATCCTACAGCCAGTACC CTGTTCCCGATGTCTCCACCTACCAGTACGATGAGACCTCCGGCTACTACTATGACCCCCAGACCGGCCTCTACTATGACCCCAACTCCCAG TATTACTACAATGCTCAAAGCCAGCAGTACCTGTACTGGGATGGGGAGAGGCGGACCTATGTTCCCGCCCTGGAGCAGTCGGCTGATGGGCATAAGGAGACGGGGGCACCCTCGAAGGAGGgcaaagagaagaaggagaagcaCAAGACCAAGACAGCTCAACAG ATTGCCAAGGACATGGAACGCTGGGCCCGCagtctcaacaaacaaaaagaaaacttcaaaaatagTTTCCAGCCTATCAGCTCCCTGCGAGATGACGAGAGGCGGGAGTCGGCCACTGCAGATGCTGGCTATGCCATCCTCGAGAAGAAG GGAGCACTAGCCGAGAGACAGCACACCAGCATGGATCTCCCGAAATTGGCCAGTGACGACCGCCCA AGCCCTCCGAGAGGGCTGGTGGCAGCCTACAGCGGGGAGAGTGACAGTGAGGAGGAGCAGGAGCGTGGGGGCCCCGAGCGGGAGGAGAAGCTCACCGACTGGCAGAAGCTGGCCTGTCTGCTCTGCCGACGCCAGTTCCCCAGCAAAGAGGCGCTCATCCGGCACCAGCAGCTCTCAGGGCTCCACAAG CAAAACCTTGAGATTCACCGGCGAGCCCACTTGTCAGAAAACGAGCTAGAAGCACTAGAGAAGAATGACATGGAG CAAATGAAGTACCGGGACCGTGCAGCTGAACGCAGAGAGAAGTATGGCATCCCCGAGCCGCCAGAGCCCAAGAGGAGGAAGTACGGCGGCATATCCACAGCCTCCGT AGACTTCGAGCAGCCTACTCGGGACGGGCTGGGCAGTGACAACATTGGCAGTCGCATGCTCCAGGCCATGGGCTGGAAAGAGGGCAGCGGCCTGGGCCGCAAGAAGCAGGGCATTGTAACGCCCATCGAG GCCCAAACACGGGTGCGGGGCTCCGGCCTGGGTGCACGGGGCAGCTCCTACGGGGTCACCTCAACCGAGTCCTATAAGGAGACACTGCACAAGACAATGGTGACCCGCTTCAACGAGGCCCAGTGA
- the RBM10 gene encoding RNA-binding protein 10 isoform X7, with translation MDYRSYPREYGSQEGKHDYDDSSEEQSAEDSYEASPGSETQRRRRRRHRHSPTGPPGFPRDGDYRDQDYRTEQGEEDEEEEDEEEEEKASNIVMLRMLPQAATEDDIRGQLQSHGVQAREVRLMRNKSSGQSRGFAFVEFSHLQDATRWMEANQHSLNILGQKVSMHYSDPKPKINEDWLCNKCGVQNFKRREKCFKCGVPKSEAEQKLPLGTRLDQQTLPLGGRELSQGLLPLPQPYQAQGVLASQALSQGSEPSSENANDTIILRNLNPHSTMDSILGALAPYAVLSSSNVRVIKDKQTQLNRGFAFIQLSTIVEAAQLLQILQALHPPLTIDGKTINVEFAKGSKRDMASNEGSRISAASVASTAIAAAQWAISQASQGGEGAWATSEEPPVDYSYYQQDEGYGNSQGTESSLYAHGYLKGTKGPGITGTKGDPTGAGPEASLEPGADSVSMQAFSRAQPGAAPGIYQQSAEASSSQGTAANSQSYTIMSPAVLKSELQSPTHPSSALPPATSPTAQESYSQYPVPDVSTYQYDETSGYYYDPQTGLYYDPNSQYYYNAQSQQYLYWDGERRTYVPALEQSADGHKETGAPSKEGKEKKEKHKTKTAQQIAKDMERWARSLNKQKENFKNSFQPISSLRDDERRESATADAGYAILEKKGALAERQHTSMDLPKLASDDRPSPPRGLVAAYSGESDSEEEQERGGPEREEKLTDWQKLACLLCRRQFPSKEALIRHQQLSGLHKQNLEIHRRAHLSENELEALEKNDMEQMKYRDRAAERREKYGIPEPPEPKRRKYGGISTASVDFEQPTRDGLGSDNIGSRMLQAMGWKEGSGLGRKKQGIVTPIEAQTRVRGSGLGARGSSYGVTSTESYKETLHKTMVTRFNEAQ, from the exons ATGGACTACCGTTCATATCCCCGCGAGTACGGCAGCCAGGAGGGCAAGCACGACTATGACGACTCATCTGAGGAGCAGAGTGCGGAG GATTCCTACGAGGCCTCCCCGGGCTCCGAGACTCAGCgtaggcggcggcggcggcacaGGCACAGCCCCACCGGCCCGCCGGGCTTCCCCCGAGACGGCGACTATCGGGACCAGGACTATCGGACCGAGCaaggggaggaggatgaggaggaggaggatgaggaggaggaggagaaggccaGTAACATCGTCATGCTGAGGATGCTGCCACAGGCAGCCACTGAGGATGAC ATCCGTGGCCAGCTGCAGTCCCACGGCGTGCAAGCACGGGAGGTTCGGCTGATGCGGAACAAATCTTCAG GTCAGAGCCGGGGCTTCGCCTTCGTCGAGTTTAGTCACTTGCAGGACGCTACACGATGGATGGAAGCCAATCAG CACTCCCTCAACATCCTGGGCCAGAAGGTGTCGATGCACTACAGCGACCCCAAGCCCAAGATCAATGAGGACTGGCTGTGCAATAAG TGTGGCGTCCAGAACTTCAAACGCCGAGAGAAGTGCTTCAAATGTGGCGTGCCCAAGTCAG AGGCAGAGCAGAAGCTGCCCCTCGGCACGAGACTGGATCAGCAGACACTGCCACTGGGTGGCCGGGAGCTGAGCCAGGGCCTGCTTCCCCTGCCGCAGCCCTACCAGGCCCAGGGAGTCCTGGCCTCCCAAGCCCTGTCACAAGGCTCAGAGCCAAGCTCAGAGAACGCCAATGACA CCATCATTTTGCGCAACCTGAACCCACACAGCACCATGGATTCCATCCTGGGGGCCCTGGCACCCTACGCAGTGCTGTCCTCCTCCAACGTGCGCGTCATAAAGGACAAGCAGACCCAACTGAACCGCGGCTTTGCCTTCATCCAGCTCTCCACCATCGTG GAGGCAGCCCAGCTGCTGCAGATCCTGCAAGCCCTGCACCCACCACTCACCATCGACGGCAAGACCATCAATGTTGAGTTTGCCAAGGGTTCTAAGAG GGACATGGCCTCCAATGAAGGCAGTCGCATCAGTGCTGCCTCTGTGGCCAGCACTGCCATTGCTGCGGCCCAGTGGGCCATCTCACAG GCCTCCCAAGGTGGGGAGGGTGCCTGGGCCACCTCCGAGGAGCCGCCGGTCGACTACAGCTACTACCAACAGGATGAGGGCTATGGCAACAGCCAGGGCACAGAGTCTTCCCTCTATGCCCATGGCTACCTCAAGGGCACCAAGGGCCCTGGCATCACTGGAACCAAAGGGGACCCCACCGGAGCGG GTCCTGAGGCCTCCTTAGAGCCTGGGGCTGACTCTGTGTCGATGCAGGCTTTCTCTCGCGCCCAGCCTGGTGCTGCCCCTGGCATCTACCAACAATCAGCCGAGGCAAGCAGCAGCCAGGGCACTGCTGCCAACAGCCAG TCGTATACCATCATGTCACCCGCTGTGCTCAAATCTGAGCTCCAGAGCCCTACCCATCCTAGTTCTGCTCTCCCACCGGCCACCAGCCCCACTGCCCAGGAATCCTACAGCCAGTACC CTGTTCCCGATGTCTCCACCTACCAGTACGATGAGACCTCCGGCTACTACTATGACCCCCAGACCGGCCTCTACTATGACCCCAACTCCCAG TATTACTACAATGCTCAAAGCCAGCAGTACCTGTACTGGGATGGGGAGAGGCGGACCTATGTTCCCGCCCTGGAGCAGTCGGCTGATGGGCATAAGGAGACGGGGGCACCCTCGAAGGAGGgcaaagagaagaaggagaagcaCAAGACCAAGACAGCTCAACAG ATTGCCAAGGACATGGAACGCTGGGCCCGCagtctcaacaaacaaaaagaaaacttcaaaaatagTTTCCAGCCTATCAGCTCCCTGCGAGATGACGAGAGGCGGGAGTCGGCCACTGCAGATGCTGGCTATGCCATCCTCGAGAAGAAG GGAGCACTAGCCGAGAGACAGCACACCAGCATGGATCTCCCGAAATTGGCCAGTGACGACCGCCCA AGCCCTCCGAGAGGGCTGGTGGCAGCCTACAGCGGGGAGAGTGACAGTGAGGAGGAGCAGGAGCGTGGGGGCCCCGAGCGGGAGGAGAAGCTCACCGACTGGCAGAAGCTGGCCTGTCTGCTCTGCCGACGCCAGTTCCCCAGCAAAGAGGCGCTCATCCGGCACCAGCAGCTCTCAGGGCTCCACAAG CAAAACCTTGAGATTCACCGGCGAGCCCACTTGTCAGAAAACGAGCTAGAAGCACTAGAGAAGAATGACATGGAG CAAATGAAGTACCGGGACCGTGCAGCTGAACGCAGAGAGAAGTATGGCATCCCCGAGCCGCCAGAGCCCAAGAGGAGGAAGTACGGCGGCATATCCACAGCCTCCGT AGACTTCGAGCAGCCTACTCGGGACGGGCTGGGCAGTGACAACATTGGCAGTCGCATGCTCCAGGCCATGGGCTGGAAAGAGGGCAGCGGCCTGGGCCGCAAGAAGCAGGGCATTGTAACGCCCATCGAG GCCCAAACACGGGTGCGGGGCTCCGGCCTGGGTGCACGGGGCAGCTCCTACGGGGTCACCTCAACCGAGTCCTATAAGGAGACACTGCACAAGACAATGGTGACCCGCTTCAACGAGGCCCAGTGA